The genomic DNA CACGCTGAGCCCGGTCCGTTCGCTCACGTCACCGATCGACAAGTCCTCTAGCACGACCACAGGCTACGCGCCGCCTTGACCTGGAGTCGACTCCAGGTCATAGCGTCGCCGGCATGATCGATACACAGCAGACACAGCAAGCGTCGTCCCCTCTTCTCGGCCGTCGGGTCTTGGTGACCGGAGCGTCATCGGGCATCGGATGGGCCACGGCCCGGGTGCTCGCATCCCATGGCGCCCAGGTCGCGCTCCTGGCCCGCCGCGCGGAGCGCCTGACCGAGCTCGCGCAGGAGATCGACAGCGCCGGAGGACACGCTCTCGCGCTGCCCGCCGACGTCACGGAGTTCGGCCAGGTCCAGACGGCCGTCGACCGTGCCACGGCTGAGTTCGGTGGCGTCGACGTCCTGGTCAACAGTGCCGGGATCATGCTTCCGGGGCTGATCGCCGAGGCCGACCCGGCTGACTGGGACCGAATGGTGTCCGTGAACCTCATGGGGTCCATGTATGCGGCGCGCGCGGTTCTTCCCGGTATGCAGGAGCGCGGTCAAGGGCACATCATCAACGTCTCCTCGAACTCGGGACGGGTCCATCAACCCTCCTTCGCCGCCTATGCGGCGACCAAGCACGCCCTGGGGGCCTTCACCACGATCCTCCGCAAAGAGGTCTACCCCTCACGCCTGCGGGTGACACTGCTCGAGCCCGGCGCGACCGAGTCCGAACTCTCCCAGCACGCCGACCAAGAGGTCCTGGGGGATCTCCTGGCAGGCATGGGCGATGGAAACGGGATGCGGCTGATGACAACCGACGACGTCGCGAACGCCATACTGTGGTCACTGACCGCCCCGCCCCATGTGAACGTCGGCGAGATCCTCTACACCCCGGTCGATCAGCGCGACTGGTGAACTCTGGCCCTGGCCACCGCCGGCTTGCGGTAACCGGGCATCGTGGCTGGGTAGCTGGCGACCAGACGGTAGGTTAGCCGGCGGGTGACATCGCATCTCGGGTCTGCCTGCCCAGCCCTATAGCTCGGTGCCTCAAGCGGCCCGTCGGCGGTCTCCTGGCCCGTGGTCGGTCTGGTCGTCGGGGCGCTCTACGAGTCGGCCCTTCGCGAAGGTCGCCCCGGCCCGGACGAGCGCGACCAGGTGGGGTGCGTTTACGGCCCGCCAGCGGGCTTGGGCGGACTCGATCAGCTTGAACGCCATCGCGATCCCGGCAGCGCGGGAGCCGGGGCCTTTGGTGACGCGCTGGCGCAGCCGGACCGTGGCGAACGTGGATTCGATCGGGTTGGTCGTGCGCAGGTGGACCCAGTGTTCGGCGGGGTAGTCGTAGAACTCCAGCAGCACGTCGAGGTCGTCGGTGACCTTCGCGACCGCTTTGGGCCACTTGGCCCCGTACTCGTCGGCGAAAACCTTCGCGGCAGCCTCGGCGTGCTCGCGGTCCTCGGCCTGCCAGATCTCCGCGAGGGCCTTCTTCGCACCGGGCTGGGCGGACTTGGGCAGCGCGTTGAGCACGTTTGCGATTTTGTGGAACCAGCAGCGTTGCTCCCGGGTGGTCGGGAAGACCTCGCGAAGGGCGGACCAGAATCCCAGCGCGCCGTCGCCGATCGCGAGGACCGGGGCGGCCATCCCGCGGCGCTTGGTCTCGCGCAGCAGGTCGGCCCAGGACTCGGCGCTTTCGCGGTGGCCGTCATCGAGAGCGATCAGCTCCTTACTGCCGTCGGCGCGGACCCCGATCATCACCAACAGGCAGATCTTGTCCTGGGACAGCCGCACCTTGAGGTGGATCCCATCGACCCAGACGTAGACGTAGTCCGTCCCGGTCAGCGACCGGGTGTTGAACGCCCTCGCCTCGTCCTGCCACTGGCTGGTCAGCCGGGTGATCGTCGTCGGCGACAGCCCAGCGGCCGAGCCGAGGAACTGCTCCAGCGCCGGGGCGAAGTCGCTGGACGAGAGCCCGTGCAGGTACAACAGCGGCAGCACCTCGGCCATCTGCGGGGACTTGCGCGCCCAGGCGGGCAGGATCGCCGAGGCGAACCGCTTGCGCTCACCCGTGGCCTCGTCGGTGCGCTTGTCGTTGACCCTCGGGGCGGTCACCGGCACCGCACCGGCGGCGGTGGTCACCTCGCGGGTGGCGTGGTAGCCGTTGCGCACCACCAGCCGGTGCCCGCTGTCGTCGACCTCGCCGGCTGCGGTGTCGACGTAGGCGGCGACCTCGGCCTGCAGCGCAGCCGCGAGCATCTGCCGGGCACCATCGCGCACGATCGCATCCAGCAGTGAGGATCCGCCCGCCGCGCCGTCGTCGCAGTGGTTGGACTCCGAGTTGTCGGGGACTATCTTGAGCATCGGGCGCACCTTCCCGAACCAGCGCGTCAACGCCGGTCCATGATCAGAGACTTCGTTCCTTGTAGATCATCCTCGGGAAGGTGCGCGCCTTGCACGCCACCCCGCCGAGAGCCATCCACAGGTTCTGATCATTCCTCCGGCGTCGGAAGTGCAATCGCTGAGCACCTCTGCTCAACCGGGAACATTGTCTTCAACCTCGACCCAACTCCTCCAGAGGACACATCCTCCAGCGTGCATCATGTCCACGGAGATGGAAGCGACCCCGCAGCGACGACAGCTGCTGCGAGCCTTGCTGAAAAATACGGACCACTGAGCGGCTGGGTGAACAATGCTGCAATCTTCCGCGACGCAGGCCTCGCGACTGCCACCGCTATACAGATCAGCGAGCTCATATCTCTGAACCTCAACCTCGCCGTCGTCGGATGCCATACCGCGGTGCAACACTTCCTCGCTCATTCGCGGCCCGGAGCGATCGTGAACGTCTCCTCACATCAGGCGCAGCGGCCCGTCCGCGGTGCCCTTCCCTACGCCACAGCGAAAGCCGCGATCGAAGGACTCACGCGTGCGGCCGCCGTCGACCACGGGCCACAGGGCATCCGAGTGAATGCGGTCGCGCTGGGCTCGATAACGACGGCCCGGTATGAAGACCACCGACGCAAACACCCCGAGACTGATCGACAGATGGAGGCCCTGCACCCCCTCGGCCACGTCGGCCACCCCCAGGACGTTGCCCGCACTGTCGCCTTCCTCCTGGCACCCGAATCAGGATTCATTACTGGCGCGGTTCTCCCCGTCGACGGCGGGCGATCCGTGCTCGGCCCCGACCCCGAGAGCACCTAGAACTCAGGGTGCACCCGGCCTACGGGTCGCGCAAACCGACTCCGATGGCGGGTTCGGAAGCCCAGTTTGCCGGGGACCGGCATCGTTCGGTTGAGAATTATTCTCCGGCCTATCCGCGCACAGCAGTGATCGCATCTCGTCCCGCAGGTGCTCGGTTGGCCGGGGAGCAGGTCCTCCGGATGTCACGTTGAGGTGTTCGGAGCTGCACGGTAGACAGATCTGTCACGAAATGCCCGGCGGGGACCCTACTCTCAACCGTGGCGACTGTGAAGTGGATCGGTGAATGGCGGGCTTCTGGTGGGGGTGAGTGGCGTTAGCTGGTGATGAGGGTGCTGGCGGCTGCTTCGATGACGTCGTCGGTGATGGTGTCGAGTTGGTTGATCTTCAGGACGCGTCCGATTTGGGGGAAGAGGCGCTCGAGGAGGCGGAAGTTGCCTCTGGTGATGCGTTCGATCGCGGCGATGGCCTGGGCGTCGGTGAAGTCTTCGGGGTCGAGGGTGCGGCCGAGGCGCTTCCAGTGGCGGGTCAGGACGAACAGCAGTTCCTCGCGAGCGAGGGCGCGGTAGCGGTGGGAGAACCCGAGGCGGCTGTAGAGCTGGGGGTAGTGGCGGAAACGCTGGTCGATGCCGGGCATCCCGATGAACATGAGGGCGACGTGGTGGCGGTCGTGGAGGTCTCGGAGTAGCTCGAGTGAGGTCGGCGTGAGACGTTCGGCCTCGTCGATGATGATCAGCTCGGTGAAGTCGATGGTGCGGGGAACTTCGGTGGTCGTGATTTTCCCGATCGCGCAGAGATGCTCGTAGATCAGCACTCCGACCTTGCCGCGGTAGAACTCGATGTCGCGCATGAGATCGCGGTGCTTGGCGAGGACCTCGGGGGTGTAGAACACGGTGCGGGAGCGGTGGGCGGCGGCGTACTGTTTCAGGTCGGCCTCGCTGCGTGGCCCCCAGGCTTGGATGAAGGGTTCGAGGGTGTCCCAGTGGGCGTACCGGCGGGCGGACTGCGTCTTACCGACGCCGGCCTCGCCGTGGCAGATGCCGATGGTGACGTCCTTGCGGATGGCGCCGGCGAACTCGGTGAAGCGGCGGTGTTCCTTGGTGACGATGAAGTCGCGATTCATCTACTCGTCCTCTTCGTAGGTCTTCAGGCGCTTCCTGGGCCGTCGCGCGGGAGCGGGCGGCGTTGGTGGGTCGTCAGGGGGTCGTGGAGTCGTGGGGATGCGGTCGTTGATGTCCTTGCGCAGTTGTCGGCGGCGGGCTCTGCGGGCGGTTTCGATGTCGTGGAGGCTGTAGCGCTGGTTGGGGTGGGCTTCGTCGATCGCTGTGCATACGAAGGTGTCGTGGTCGTAGACACGGATCTCGGACAGGTCCCGGGGGTCGTAGCGGATGGTGACGGTGCGTCCGACGAACGAGGCGAGCGTGGGCGAGAGGTAGCGCTGGCCTTGGAAGTGGATCCCGTCGCGCTGGACGGTGCGATGCTTGGAGACCCGCAGAAGCAGCCCGTCGAGCTCCTCGAGACTCTCGGGTAGTCGCGGCAGCCATCCCTCAGCGATCCAGGCCGCCTTCGGGCTCGTTCGGATCGCGGTGTGCGTGCGCTGGTTGTACTGGCCGACGAACTCCCCGACGGCCCTGTCGAGACCAGGAAGGTCCAGCACCGGCACTGGGCGTGGTTGCCCAGGGGTGAGGCGCCCGGGCAGGGTCGCGAGCAGTTCGGTGTTGACGGTGTGGAAGAACCGCTCGATCTTTCCTCTGCCCTGGGGGCGGGCGACGGCGGAGTGGATGATGCGGATCTTCAACGCGATCGCGGTGTACTCGAGATGATGGCTGGTGAAGTCGCTGCCGTGATCGACGTAAAGGACGTCTGGGATGCCGCACATCGGCCAGGCGGGGTCGCTCTTAGGCCAGATCGCTTGGCGCAGCGCCAGCGCGGTGTTCATCGCCGACGGCGCACCCTCGAAGACCATGTATCCGCAGATCGCCCGCGAGTAGTCGTCCATGACCGTGGTCAGCCAGGGCCTGGATGGTCTCCCGCTGGGGTCCTTGATGAGGATGTCCAGCTCGGTGTGGTCGACCTGCCACAGGGCATTGGGACGATCCGCGCGATGGCGGAAGACGAGCTCGTGGCGGTCCCGGTAGGACGCTGGGCCCTCGAGCGCGAGCGTCACCATCCCTGGATCCAACGCTCGCACGATCGACCGCACCGTCGCGTAGCTCGGCGTGCTCACTCCTCTTCGTGCGGCCTCGGTCGCGGCCAGGCGGTGCAGCGTCGCGATGCTCGGGCGAGGCTTGGTTAGAGCCAGGTGCTCCACGAACGCCACCAGCTCAGGCGCGGCCCGCCGCACGCCGGCATCGGCGCGCTGCGCCCGCTCAAGAGCCGAAATGCCACCTGTCCGGTAGAGGCTGTGCCAACGCGAGAGCGTTCGCTCCCCCACCCCAGTCTCCCGGGCAAGACTCGCCAGCGGGATGCCGTCTTCGACGTGGAGCCGCAGAATCTTCCACTTCTGCGACCCGTCCATGTCACGCCTGCGCGATGCTCTCGCGAGCGGCCGCGTCCCGCTGGTGGCGATACAGCGTCGCCCGTGACCACCCCACCAGGCGCGCCGCCTCCTCAGCGGTGCGCCCCTTCGCTCTCTCTTCGGCAGCGATCGCGAGCTTGCGATCCACGACCTCCGGGTTCACGGGCGGCCGGCCGAACTTGGTGCCCTGGGCCCGGGCTGCTGCGATTCCCGCGTTGACGCGCTCGGTGATCAGCTCGCGTTCGTACTCCGCCAGCGTCGCGAGCATCCCGAGCATGAGCCGGCCCGACGACGTCTCGGGATCGATCCCGTCGGAGACCGACTGGATCTTCACGCCGCTGTCCCGCAGCAGGTTCACGGTGTTAAGCACGTCGATCAGCGACCGGCCCAGTCGGTCGATCCGCCAGACCACCACCGTGTCCTCAGGCTCCGCGTAGGCCAGGAGCTTCTTCATGCCCGGACGCTCCGCCGCGCTCTTCGCCCCAGACGTCACATCCGAGAACACATCCCGCCTCTGCACACCGGCCGCAAGGAGAGCGTCGAGCTGCAACGCGGGGTCCTGCCCCGCCGTCGACACCCGCGTGTACCCCAGAAGCCTCATCGCCACATGATGCCTCACAAACTACCCGAACCGGAAGATCTGAGACGGAACGCAGTGCGACGACTTCACGAGACACTCCTTGCCGCTAACGGCCCAGCTCGAGACGGCTCTTCCGCCGCTCGGCCGCGTGTCTCGTAAAGCTGTAGCTATATGAGCTGCCGAAGCGGCCTGATGCTACCGGATCTGTACTACTCGATGGCGTGATCGCGCGATGGCAGCGATCGCACAGCCGGATCCGCCCTCACTGGGTCCGGTGAATCAACCCTGGATCCTTGTCGTTACTTTGCGAGTTCGGGCTTTCCAGGGGAGGCCTCGTCGTGGAGGATCTCGGACTCTGCCGGGGTGATCACCCCCCCCGGGATCCCATCGGGCCGCCCGGCGCGCCGCGCGGACCTGCGCGCACCGGAAGCTCTAGCATCGATCGTCCGGGGCGGGCAAAGGAGTGCGGATGACAACGGAGACCACCAGCGCCTCGTCTACGTCGGCATTGTCTGCGCTACCGCTGGATCGGGATTTCAACCTGCTGTGGTTTGCACGGGCGGCCTCCGACGCCGGTACCGCGATTGCGATGGGCGCACTGGCGCTGATAGCGGTCCGCACGCTCGAGGCGACTACCCTCCAGGTTTCTCTGCTCACCGCGGTCGCGGGTCTGGTTGGTGCGGCACTGGCACTCCCACTCGGGCCGTTCCTCGAGGCGCAGAGAAAGCGACCGGTGATGATCGCGGCCGACGTCGTACGGGCTGTGCTCTTCACCTCAGTGCCGCTGGCCGCAGCGTTCGGCATTCTCTCGTTTTGGCAGCTGGTCGCCGTCTCTGGTGTGGGAGCACTCGGCAGCATCGCGTTCGGTGGGGCGTCGGCCGCGCACCTGAAGAATCTTGTGCCCCGCGAACGGCGCACCGAGGCGCTGGGTAAGCTGGAATCGACCTTCTGGTTGCTGACTACGCTCGGGCCCGCCCTTGGCGGAGCAATCATCCAACTGCTGGGCTCCACCGTCACCCTCGGCATGCAGGCTGTCGGTCTGCTGGCCTCCGCGCTCGGCATCAGCCGGATCCGCCGCCCGGAGCCCGCTCCCCCGCCTCCGGGGAACCGACACTTCCTGGCCGAGGCCAGCGCAGGATTCACCGTCATCATCCGGGACTCCCGACTACGCCCACTTCTGCTGAACTCGACGCTTTTCGCCGCCTTCGTCGCCTGGATCGGCCCGCTCGAGATTGTGCTGCTGCTACGCGGCCTGGACTTACCCGCCTGGCAGTTCGGGCTCGCCCTCGCACTACCGAGCCTCGGGGGTCTGCTTGGATCCTGGCTCGCGCCGCGCGTGAGCCGGCGGGTCGGCGAACACCGCACACTGGTGGGCTCCGCTGTGCTGCGAGGCCTGCCGGTGCTTGCCCTGCCGTTCCTGCCCTCGGGGTTGGCGGGCTTGGTGGTCTACGTGATTTCGACGTTTCTGCTCCTGCTCATCGCCGGAGTGTTCCGTCCGGTCTACACCGCCTACCGCATGGAGGCGACCGACGACGCCTACATGACCCGGGTGACCACGGCGTTCACTCTCGCCTCCCGTGGACTCGCCCCACTGTTCGCCCTGACAGGCGGCCTCGTTGCCACGGGGATCGGAGTGCGGGGCGGACTGCTGGTCGGAGTGATCGGACTGGCGCTCTCCGGACTCTTCCTGCCGTGGCGGGAAGCGACCTCAACGACTCAGGTCACATCCCAATGACAATGAAAGTGCTGCCTTACGACCTGCCCGACGTACCGCCCTAAGCAAACGGGGATGATGCGTAGTTAGGGGCCACTCGCGTTGCGGCCCAGCCTCGTAAGGAACGCCAGCAGGACCCCCGCAACGAAGCGTTGGCAGAATCCCGCCATTTTTCAGTGAAATTTACAGGCGACGTCGCGGTCTGGGTGCGCCGCTGGGGTATACCCAAAAGCAACAGTGCGGCCAAGGGTCATGTCGTACTGATGTCCAGGACTCTTCGGCTTGACCTTGACCCTAGGTCAACGCTGGAAGCTGACTCTATGACGAACAAACCATGGATGGGCATGCTTCCCGTCGCCGACACTGAACTGGCTGTTACCGATACGGGCGGCTCTAATCAGCCGGTGATCTACCTCAACGGCAGCTTCGCTGATCAGAAGCATTGGAAACGGGTCATCGAGTCCTTGGGAACCGAGGAGTGGCGACACGTGACCTTTGACGAGAGAGCGCGGGGGCGGTCACACACGTCCTCTGACTACAGCTTCGACGGTGCCGTGGAGGACATCGGGGCCGTCATGGAGGCACGGGGGATCGAGCAGCCCATCCTCGTCGGCTGGTCGATGGGAGCCACCCTGGCTGCGCACTGGGCCGCCAGATATCCGAGTCGAGTCCGGGCCGTGGTCTGTGTGGACGGAGCGCTGCCCTGGGGTCTCACCGGTGCGGAAGGTCAGGATCGGATACGGCAGCTGTTCCACCGGCTACGGTGGCTCTTCCCGATTGCCAGTCGGCTGGGACTCGCAGCACGCATGAGCGCCAGCGATCATGCTGAGGTGAACATCGAGCTCAACGAGATCACGGCGGCCATCGCCCCGGTCCTGGAACGCATCGAGTGTCCTGCCGTGTACGTGCTGGGGACGGGTGGGAACCTTGGTAGCGGCTCTGACGAGATGGAGGAAGTGCGGGCATCATTGGACCCAGTACTCGCCATATCGCCCAACCTCACCGTGGGCTCCAAGGTCCCTAGCAATCACTCACAGCTTCTCCGACGTGAGTACCACGCCATCGCGGCTGCCGTACGTCAGGCAAACGCTGAAGCAAGGAAGACCACCCCACCAGCCCCGACGGAGTAGATGCACGTGGTACGTGGAGTCACGATCAGCCAGGCAGCCGCC from Brachybacterium sacelli includes the following:
- a CDS encoding SDR family oxidoreductase, with the protein product MIDTQQTQQASSPLLGRRVLVTGASSGIGWATARVLASHGAQVALLARRAERLTELAQEIDSAGGHALALPADVTEFGQVQTAVDRATAEFGGVDVLVNSAGIMLPGLIAEADPADWDRMVSVNLMGSMYAARAVLPGMQERGQGHIINVSSNSGRVHQPSFAAYAATKHALGAFTTILRKEVYPSRLRVTLLEPGATESELSQHADQEVLGDLLAGMGDGNGMRLMTTDDVANAILWSLTAPPHVNVGEILYTPVDQRDW
- a CDS encoding IS256 family transposase; amino-acid sequence: MLKIVPDNSESNHCDDGAAGGSSLLDAIVRDGARQMLAAALQAEVAAYVDTAAGEVDDSGHRLVVRNGYHATREVTTAAGAVPVTAPRVNDKRTDEATGERKRFASAILPAWARKSPQMAEVLPLLYLHGLSSSDFAPALEQFLGSAAGLSPTTITRLTSQWQDEARAFNTRSLTGTDYVYVWVDGIHLKVRLSQDKICLLVMIGVRADGSKELIALDDGHRESAESWADLLRETKRRGMAAPVLAIGDGALGFWSALREVFPTTREQRCWFHKIANVLNALPKSAQPGAKKALAEIWQAEDREHAEAAAKVFADEYGAKWPKAVAKVTDDLDVLLEFYDYPAEHWVHLRTTNPIESTFATVRLRQRVTKGPGSRAAGIAMAFKLIESAQARWRAVNAPHLVALVRAGATFAKGRLVERPDDQTDHGPGDRRRAA
- a CDS encoding SDR family NAD(P)-dependent oxidoreductase, giving the protein MIRDFVPCRSSSGRCAPCTPPRREPSTGSDHSSGVGSAIAEHLCSTGNIVFNLDPTPPEDTSSSVHHVHGDGSDPAATTAAASLAEKYGPLSGWVNNAAIFRDAGLATATAIQISELISLNLNLAVVGCHTAVQHFLAHSRPGAIVNVSSHQAQRPVRGALPYATAKAAIEGLTRAAAVDHGPQGIRVNAVALGSITTARYEDHRRKHPETDRQMEALHPLGHVGHPQDVARTVAFLLAPESGFITGAVLPVDGGRSVLGPDPEST
- a CDS encoding AAA family ATPase; protein product: MNRDFIVTKEHRRFTEFAGAIRKDVTIGICHGEAGVGKTQSARRYAHWDTLEPFIQAWGPRSEADLKQYAAAHRSRTVFYTPEVLAKHRDLMRDIEFYRGKVGVLIYEHLCAIGKITTTEVPRTIDFTELIIIDEAERLTPTSLELLRDLHDRHHVALMFIGMPGIDQRFRHYPQLYSRLGFSHRYRALAREELLFVLTRHWKRLGRTLDPEDFTDAQAIAAIERITRGNFRLLERLFPQIGRVLKINQLDTITDDVIEAAASTLITS
- a CDS encoding Mu transposase C-terminal domain-containing protein; translation: MDGSQKWKILRLHVEDGIPLASLARETGVGERTLSRWHSLYRTGGISALERAQRADAGVRRAAPELVAFVEHLALTKPRPSIATLHRLAATEAARRGVSTPSYATVRSIVRALDPGMVTLALEGPASYRDRHELVFRHRADRPNALWQVDHTELDILIKDPSGRPSRPWLTTVMDDYSRAICGYMVFEGAPSAMNTALALRQAIWPKSDPAWPMCGIPDVLYVDHGSDFTSHHLEYTAIALKIRIIHSAVARPQGRGKIERFFHTVNTELLATLPGRLTPGQPRPVPVLDLPGLDRAVGEFVGQYNQRTHTAIRTSPKAAWIAEGWLPRLPESLEELDGLLLRVSKHRTVQRDGIHFQGQRYLSPTLASFVGRTVTIRYDPRDLSEIRVYDHDTFVCTAIDEAHPNQRYSLHDIETARRARRRQLRKDINDRIPTTPRPPDDPPTPPAPARRPRKRLKTYEEDE
- a CDS encoding recombinase family protein; amino-acid sequence: MRLLGYTRVSTAGQDPALQLDALLAAGVQRRDVFSDVTSGAKSAAERPGMKKLLAYAEPEDTVVVWRIDRLGRSLIDVLNTVNLLRDSGVKIQSVSDGIDPETSSGRLMLGMLATLAEYERELITERVNAGIAAARAQGTKFGRPPVNPEVVDRKLAIAAEERAKGRTAEEAARLVGWSRATLYRHQRDAAARESIAQA
- a CDS encoding MFS transporter, whose product is MTTETTSASSTSALSALPLDRDFNLLWFARAASDAGTAIAMGALALIAVRTLEATTLQVSLLTAVAGLVGAALALPLGPFLEAQRKRPVMIAADVVRAVLFTSVPLAAAFGILSFWQLVAVSGVGALGSIAFGGASAAHLKNLVPRERRTEALGKLESTFWLLTTLGPALGGAIIQLLGSTVTLGMQAVGLLASALGISRIRRPEPAPPPPGNRHFLAEASAGFTVIIRDSRLRPLLLNSTLFAAFVAWIGPLEIVLLLRGLDLPAWQFGLALALPSLGGLLGSWLAPRVSRRVGEHRTLVGSAVLRGLPVLALPFLPSGLAGLVVYVISTFLLLLIAGVFRPVYTAYRMEATDDAYMTRVTTAFTLASRGLAPLFALTGGLVATGIGVRGGLLVGVIGLALSGLFLPWREATSTTQVTSQ
- a CDS encoding alpha/beta fold hydrolase, producing the protein MGMLPVADTELAVTDTGGSNQPVIYLNGSFADQKHWKRVIESLGTEEWRHVTFDERARGRSHTSSDYSFDGAVEDIGAVMEARGIEQPILVGWSMGATLAAHWAARYPSRVRAVVCVDGALPWGLTGAEGQDRIRQLFHRLRWLFPIASRLGLAARMSASDHAEVNIELNEITAAIAPVLERIECPAVYVLGTGGNLGSGSDEMEEVRASLDPVLAISPNLTVGSKVPSNHSQLLRREYHAIAAAVRQANAEARKTTPPAPTE